One window of the Petroclostridium xylanilyticum genome contains the following:
- a CDS encoding ArsR/SmtB family transcription factor, whose protein sequence is MINEKVDIENCDCNVIHQDVVNAVKEKMPDEENLYDLAELFKVFGDTTRIKILYALFTSEMCVCDIAAVLGMTQSAISHQLRVLKHARLVKYRKEGKVVYYSLDDDHIKQIFDQGLNHINEK, encoded by the coding sequence ATGATTAATGAGAAAGTAGATATTGAAAACTGTGATTGTAATGTGATACATCAAGATGTGGTAAATGCAGTTAAAGAAAAGATGCCTGATGAGGAAAACCTGTATGATCTTGCCGAATTATTTAAGGTATTCGGGGATACTACCAGGATAAAAATACTTTATGCCCTTTTTACATCGGAAATGTGTGTCTGTGATATAGCTGCCGTACTGGGCATGACCCAATCGGCAATATCCCATCAGCTAAGAGTTTTAAAACACGCAAGATTGGTAAAATACAGAAAAGAGGGCAAAGTAGTATATTATTCCCTCGATGATGATCATATTAAGCAAATATTTGACCAGGGATTAAATCATATAAACGAAAAATAA
- a CDS encoding iron-containing alcohol dehydrogenase, translating into MNFEYFMPSRILFGPGKLNELSKIKLPGKKALIVISNGTSMRKYGYLDRVISLLKENNVESVVFDKILPNPVKSHVMEGAELAKTENCDFVIGLGGGSSIDSAKSIAVMAKNPGDYWDYISGGTGKGKPVENGALPIVAITTTAGTGTEADPWTVITKEDTNEKIGFGVKETFPFLSIVDPELMVSVPPKLTAYQGFDAFFHSAEGYIASIATPISDMYALKSIELLAKYLPVAVNDGNNIEARTNVALANTLAGFVESTSSCTSEHSMEHALSAFHPDLPHGAGLIMLSEAYFTFFADKVPDRLADMARAMGEDADSLPEAERPKAFIRALKNLQKKCGVDNLKMSDFGIRREDIPKLAENARHTMGGLFAVDPYKLSFEETVKILENAYK; encoded by the coding sequence ATGAATTTTGAATATTTTATGCCGTCTAGAATTCTATTTGGTCCGGGAAAATTAAACGAGCTTTCAAAAATAAAACTGCCTGGGAAAAAAGCACTAATTGTAATTTCAAATGGAACTTCCATGAGAAAGTACGGTTATCTAGACAGGGTGATATCGCTTCTCAAAGAGAATAATGTAGAAAGCGTCGTATTTGACAAGATTCTGCCTAATCCTGTAAAAAGCCATGTAATGGAAGGCGCGGAACTTGCAAAAACAGAAAACTGTGATTTCGTGATAGGACTTGGTGGGGGAAGCAGTATAGACTCTGCCAAAAGCATCGCTGTAATGGCAAAAAACCCCGGGGATTATTGGGATTATATTTCTGGGGGAACAGGAAAAGGAAAGCCTGTTGAGAACGGAGCCCTTCCAATAGTAGCGATCACTACGACTGCGGGCACCGGTACGGAGGCTGATCCGTGGACGGTTATAACGAAAGAAGATACAAATGAAAAAATTGGCTTTGGAGTGAAAGAGACATTTCCGTTTCTTTCTATTGTTGATCCCGAGTTGATGGTTTCGGTTCCTCCAAAGTTGACGGCTTATCAAGGGTTTGATGCCTTTTTCCATTCAGCCGAAGGATACATTGCCAGCATAGCAACTCCGATAAGTGATATGTACGCACTGAAGAGCATTGAACTTTTGGCAAAATATTTACCTGTTGCCGTTAACGACGGGAATAATATTGAAGCACGGACAAACGTAGCACTGGCAAATACCTTGGCGGGATTTGTAGAATCCACGTCAAGCTGTACATCCGAACACTCCATGGAGCATGCTCTCAGCGCTTTTCATCCGGATTTGCCCCATGGAGCAGGCCTTATAATGCTGTCCGAAGCATATTTTACATTTTTTGCGGACAAGGTCCCGGATCGGCTTGCAGACATGGCCAGGGCTATGGGAGAGGATGCAGACAGCTTGCCTGAAGCCGAAAGACCCAAAGCTTTCATTAGGGCACTGAAGAATCTGCAGAAAAAGTGTGGGGTTGACAACCTTAAGATGTCTGACTTTGGAATAAGAAGAGAAGATATACCCAAATTAGCTGAGAATGCAAGGCACACTATGGGAGGGCTTTTTGCAGTTGACCCGTACAAACTTTCTTTTGAAGAAACGGTAAAAATTCTGGAAAATGCTTATAAGTAA